The Candidatus Methylomirabilota bacterium nucleotide sequence GGGCACCCGGGCGAGGTCCCACGGATTGCGGGTGGTGAAGTAGGCGGAGTGCTCGGTGGAGGAGCCCATCGCGAACTCGTCCATGTTGAGCTTGCCGAGCAGGATCGCCCCGGCATCGTAGAGCCGGGCGACCACGGTCGCGTCGTAGGGGGGCACGAAGCGGTCGAGGATCTTCGAGCCGCAGGTGGAGCGGATCCCCCGCGTGCACAGCACGTCCTTGAGCGCGATCGGCACCCCGTCGAGCGGACCGCGCGGCGTGCCGGCCCGGAAGCGCGCGTCGGCCTCGGCGGCGCGGCGCAGGGCTTCCTCGCGGGTCACGGTGAGGAAGGCGCGCACCTGGGGGTCGACCGCGTCGATGCGGGCCAGGTAGTCGGTGACCGCCGCGCTCGGCGTGGCCTCCCCGCGCCGGTACCGCGCGCCCAGCTCGTGAGCGGTCAGCGAGGCCAGCGCGCCCATCGGTCGCTTCGTCTACTCCTCGATGATCTTGGGGACCCGGAACAGCTCGCCGTGCCGGTCGGGGGCGTTGGCGAGCATCTCGTCCGGCGGCAGGGAGGCCACCTCAATGTCGTCCCGCATCACGTTGGTCAGGGGCACCGCGTGCGAGGTGGGCGCGACTCCGCGGGTGTCGACCGCGCGGAGCTTGTCGATGTAGGACAGGATGCCGTCCAGCTCCTTCCGCATCCGCTCCTTCTCGGCGGCGGAGAGCTCGAGCCGGGCCAGGCGGGCCACGTGCTCGACGTCCTTCATCGAGATGCGTGGCCCGTCGGTCACAGCTCCTCCAGGTGCGCGTACTGCAGCGAGAGACGCTTGCGCCCGACGCTGGCGAAGTGCACGGTGGCGATCACGTCGCTGCCTTCGCGCTCCATGCCCACCAGCAGGCCCTCGCCCCAGCGGGCGTGGCGGAGCTTGGCGCCCAGGCGGAACGGAAAATCGTCGCCGGCCTCGGCCGGAGTGGGCGCGGTGGTCGCGTGAGCCACCGGCTCGGGCCGGCGCGCGTTGAGGAGCTGGACCTGCTCCTCCGGGATCTCGAGGAGAAAGCGCGAGGGCTCCGCGACACCGTAGCCCTGGATGCGCCGGTGCAAGGCGTAGGACAGGAACAGGCGCTCCTGCGCGCGCGTGATCCCCACGTAGCAGAGCCGCCGCTCCTCCTCCAGCTCCTCGGGCTCGAGCATCGAGCGGGAATGCGGGAAGACGCCTTCCTCGAGGCCGGTGAGGAAGACCACCGGGAACTCGAGGCCCTTGGCCGAATGCAGGGTCATCAGGGTGACCCCGCCCGACTCGGAGTCGATCTCGTCGGTGTCGGCGACCAGGGCGATCGAGTCCAGGAAGGATTCGAGCGTCACCGGCTCGATGCCCTGCGCCTGCTGGCCGGCGATGAACTCCTCGGAGGCCGCCACCAGTTCCTCGAGGTTCTCGAGGCGCGCCTCCGCCTCGGCGGTGCGCTCGGCCTTGAGCGCGTCGCGGTAGCCGGAGGCGGCGCACACCTCGTCGATGAGCGCGGGCACCGCCAGCGCGCTCCGGCGCTCGGCGAGGCGCGCGATCAGCCGCGCGAACTCCTCGAGGGCGCGGCGCGGCTTGCCGGTGATGTCGGCGGGGATCATCGCGCACAGGGCGAGCAGCGAGCCGCCCGCCGCGCGCGCCGCGTCGGCGAGGCGATCGAGCGTGGCCTTGCCGATCCCGCGGGCCGGGGCGGCCACCGCGCGGCGGAAGGCCACGTCGTCGAACGGGTTGGCGGTCAGGCGCAGATAGGCCACCACGTCCTTGATCTCACGACGCTCGTAGAAGCGCACCCCGCCGACGATCAGGTACGGGATGCCGGCCCGGCGCAGCGCATCCTCCAGCACGCGCGACTGCGCGTTGGTCCGATAGAAGACCGCGACGTCCCGGTAGCCCCGGCCCTCGCGATTCAGCGCGCGAACCTTCTGGGCTACGAAAGCTGATTCTTCGTTCTCGTCCCAGCCCCGGTAGACCTCCGCGCGCTCGCCCTCGCGGTTCTCCGTCCAGAGCCGCTTCTCCTTGCGGGCGGTGTTGTTGACGATCACCGCGGAGGCGATGTCGAGGATGCGCTTGGTGGAGCGGTAGTTCTGCTCGAGCGCCACCACCCGGCAGTCCGGGTAGTCCTTCTCGAAGTCGAGGATGTTGCGCAGATCGGCGCCCCGCCATCGGTAGACCGACTGGTCCGGATCGCCCACGACGCAGAGGTTCCGGTGCTCCTCGGTCAGCAACTGCACGATGCGATACTGGGCGCGATTGGTGTCCTGGTACTCGTCCACCAGCACGTGCGTCCACACGTGGCGATACCAGCGAAGCGCCTCCGGCACCGTCTCGAGCAGTCGCACCACGCGCAGGAGCAGGTCGTCGAAGTCCAGCGCCCCGGCCGCCCGCAGCTTCTCCTCGTAGAGCCGATAGAGCGAGGCGATGCGCTCCTCTCGCGGGGTGCGGGCCAGCTGCTCGACGTCCTCGGGCGCCATCATCTGGTTCTTGCAGTGGCTGATGCGGTGAACGACCGTGCTCGGGGTCAGCGTGCGCTCGTCGAAGTCCAGCTCCCGCAGCGCCTCCTTCACCAGGCTCTGCCGGTCGTCCTCGTCGTAGATCACGAAGGACGGCTTGAGCCCGGCCTGGACGGCCCGCTCGCGGAGAATGCGCACGCAGGCCGCGTGGAAGGTGGCGATGATCGGCGGGCGGATCCCGGCGGGCAGCAGGAGATCCTCCACCCGGTGCCGCATCTCCGCGGCCGCCTTGTTGGTGAAGGTCACCGCGAGCACGTGACGCGGATGCACGCCCTCGACCGCGAGCAGGTAGGCGATGCGGTGGGCGATCACGCGGGTCTTGCCGCTTCCCGCGCCGGCCAGCACCAGCACCGGGCCCTTCGTCGTGGTGACCGCGTCGCGCTGCGGCGGATTCAGGGGCGCGAGCAGACTTTCGGCGGTCACTGCGGGATGCAACATGGGAACAAACGATACCACAGGTAGTAGACCCGTGGCGTGACGGCTACCGGGGCTTCTCTTTCAAATGCGCTCGGCTCGCCTTCGGCTGCACCTCGCCCGGCAACTGCCCCGGACAACCGTCCTGGGCAGGGTGGGGGCTATTCGACGGTGACGGACTTGGCGAGGTTGCGGGGCTGGTCGACGTCGCGTCCGAGGCGTACCGCGACGTGATAGGCGAGCAGCTGCATCGGGATCGACAGCAGGATGGGCGTGAGCAGATCGCCGGCGGGCGGGACCGGCAGCATCACCTCGGCCTTGGCGGCCAGCTCGCGGTCGCCCTCGTGACCGATGGCGATGACGCGGCCGTCGCGGGCGCGCACCTCCTCGAGGTTGCCCATCATGCGGTCGTACGAGCCGTCCCGTGGGGCCAGCGCGATGACCGGGAAGCCGTCCTCCAGCAGCGCGATCGGCCCGTGCTTCATCTCTCCCGCCGGATAGCCCTCGGCGTGCACGTACGAGAGCTCCTTGAGCTTCAGCGCGCCCTCGAGAGCGAGCGGATAGCTGATGCCGCGGCCGAGGAAGAGGAAGTTCTTGTGGCGCGAGAGGTCGCGGGCGAGATCGGCCACCGCATGCTCCATCTCGAGCGTCTGCTCCATCAGGCGCGGCAGCTCGAGCAGGCCCTGGATGTGCTTGCGTCCGTCCTCCGCGTTCAGCATCCCGCGCCGCCGGCCCAGCCAGAGGGCCAGGAGGTAGCAGGCCAC carries:
- the gatC gene encoding Asp-tRNA(Asn)/Glu-tRNA(Gln) amidotransferase subunit GatC, producing the protein MKDVEHVARLARLELSAAEKERMRKELDGILSYIDKLRAVDTRGVAPTSHAVPLTNVMRDDIEVASLPPDEMLANAPDRHGELFRVPKIIEE
- a CDS encoding UvrD-helicase domain-containing protein encodes the protein MTAESLLAPLNPPQRDAVTTTKGPVLVLAGAGSGKTRVIAHRIAYLLAVEGVHPRHVLAVTFTNKAAAEMRHRVEDLLLPAGIRPPIIATFHAACVRILRERAVQAGLKPSFVIYDEDDRQSLVKEALRELDFDERTLTPSTVVHRISHCKNQMMAPEDVEQLARTPREERIASLYRLYEEKLRAAGALDFDDLLLRVVRLLETVPEALRWYRHVWTHVLVDEYQDTNRAQYRIVQLLTEEHRNLCVVGDPDQSVYRWRGADLRNILDFEKDYPDCRVVALEQNYRSTKRILDIASAVIVNNTARKEKRLWTENREGERAEVYRGWDENEESAFVAQKVRALNREGRGYRDVAVFYRTNAQSRVLEDALRRAGIPYLIVGGVRFYERREIKDVVAYLRLTANPFDDVAFRRAVAAPARGIGKATLDRLADAARAAGGSLLALCAMIPADITGKPRRALEEFARLIARLAERRSALAVPALIDEVCAASGYRDALKAERTAEAEARLENLEELVAASEEFIAGQQAQGIEPVTLESFLDSIALVADTDEIDSESGGVTLMTLHSAKGLEFPVVFLTGLEEGVFPHSRSMLEPEELEEERRLCYVGITRAQERLFLSYALHRRIQGYGVAEPSRFLLEIPEEQVQLLNARRPEPVAHATTAPTPAEAGDDFPFRLGAKLRHARWGEGLLVGMEREGSDVIATVHFASVGRKRLSLQYAHLEEL